In Bos mutus isolate GX-2022 chromosome 10, NWIPB_WYAK_1.1, whole genome shotgun sequence, a single window of DNA contains:
- the CCNDBP1 gene encoding cyclin-D1-binding protein 1 isoform X2 — protein sequence MESVAVSAAPDATLDPPLEQLRHLAGELRQLLPGVRVGEAQETTKEFDREAFWRRFNEAAVTVSREATTLTVAFSRLPLPSPQETQRFCEQVHAAIKAIIGVYYLFPKDQGITLRKLVRSATLDIVDDMAQLVEALYINPAQSPENLISYNSVWDACQHVPQIPKDNKAAALSVLTKSVDLVKDAHEEMEQAVEECDPYCGLLNDIEEDSSDNHVDEDILGCPNNRDSYWSEEDQELIIPCLALARASKACLKKIRLSVAENGKKDQVAQLDDIVDISDEISPSVDDLALSIYPPVCPLTVRINSAKLASVLKKALEITKASHVTPQPEDSWIPLLINAVDHCMNRIKELTQNEVES from the exons ATGGAGAGCGTAGCTGTATCTGCAGCCCCAGACGCCACCCTGGATCCGCCTCTGGAACAGCTTCGGCACTTAGCCGGGGAGCTGCGGCAGCTGCTTCCTGGAGTGCGGG TCGGCGAAGCCCAGGAAACCACCAAGGAGTTTGATCGGGAGGCCTTTTGGAGAAGATTCA ATGAGGCAGCTGTGACAGTGTCAAGGGAAGCCACGACTCTGACCGTAGCCTTCTCTCGACTTCCACTGCCATCTCCACAG GAAACCCAGAGGTTCTGTGAACAAGTGCATGCTGCCATCAAGGCAATTATTGGGGTGTACTATTTGTTTCCCAAGGATCAGG GCATCACCCTGCGAAAGCTGGTACGGAGCGCCACTCTGGACATCGTGGATGACATGGCTCAGCTTGTGGAAGCACTTTACATCAATCCAGCTCAGAG CCCTGAGAACCTGATTTCCTACAACAGTGTCTGGGATGCTTGCCAACATGTACCTCAGATCCCAAAAG ATAACAAAGCTGCAGCCCTTTCAGTGCTGACAAAGAGTGTGGATCTTGTGAAGGATGCACATGAGGAGATGGAGCAG GCTGTGGAAGAATGTGACCCTTATTGTGGCCTCTTGAATGACATTGAGGAGGACAGCTCTGATAACCATGTTGATGAGGATATATTGGGATGTCCAAACAATCGGGACTCATATTGGTCAGAGGAAGACCAGGAGCTCATAATCCCATGCCTTGCCCTGGCGAGAGCATCTAAAGCCTGCCTGAAGAAAATCCGGCTGTCAGTGGCAGAGAACGGGAAGAAGGATCAGGTGGCCCAGCTGGATGACATTGTGGACATTTCTGATGAGATCAGCCCTAG tGTGGATGATTTGGCTCTGAGCATTTACCCACCTGTGTGCCCTTTGACTGTGCGAATCAAT tctgCAAAACTTGCATCTGTTTTAAAGAAGGCACTCGAAATAACAAA AGCAAGTCATGTGACCCCACAGCCAGAAGATAGTTGGATTCCTTTACTTATTAATGCTGTTGATCATTGCATGAACAGAATCAAAGAACTCACTCAGAATGAAGTTGAATCATGA
- the CCNDBP1 gene encoding cyclin-D1-binding protein 1 isoform X1, whose amino-acid sequence MESVAVSAAPDATLDPPLEQLRHLAGELRQLLPGVRVGEAQETTKEFDREAFWRRFNEAAVTVSREATTLTVAFSRLPLPSPQETQRFCEQVHAAIKAIIGVYYLFPKDQGITLRKLVRSATLDIVDDMAQLVEALYINPAQSSPENLISYNSVWDACQHVPQIPKDNKAAALSVLTKSVDLVKDAHEEMEQAVEECDPYCGLLNDIEEDSSDNHVDEDILGCPNNRDSYWSEEDQELIIPCLALARASKACLKKIRLSVAENGKKDQVAQLDDIVDISDEISPSVDDLALSIYPPVCPLTVRINSAKLASVLKKALEITKASHVTPQPEDSWIPLLINAVDHCMNRIKELTQNEVES is encoded by the exons ATGGAGAGCGTAGCTGTATCTGCAGCCCCAGACGCCACCCTGGATCCGCCTCTGGAACAGCTTCGGCACTTAGCCGGGGAGCTGCGGCAGCTGCTTCCTGGAGTGCGGG TCGGCGAAGCCCAGGAAACCACCAAGGAGTTTGATCGGGAGGCCTTTTGGAGAAGATTCA ATGAGGCAGCTGTGACAGTGTCAAGGGAAGCCACGACTCTGACCGTAGCCTTCTCTCGACTTCCACTGCCATCTCCACAG GAAACCCAGAGGTTCTGTGAACAAGTGCATGCTGCCATCAAGGCAATTATTGGGGTGTACTATTTGTTTCCCAAGGATCAGG GCATCACCCTGCGAAAGCTGGTACGGAGCGCCACTCTGGACATCGTGGATGACATGGCTCAGCTTGTGGAAGCACTTTACATCAATCCAGCTCAGAG cagCCCTGAGAACCTGATTTCCTACAACAGTGTCTGGGATGCTTGCCAACATGTACCTCAGATCCCAAAAG ATAACAAAGCTGCAGCCCTTTCAGTGCTGACAAAGAGTGTGGATCTTGTGAAGGATGCACATGAGGAGATGGAGCAG GCTGTGGAAGAATGTGACCCTTATTGTGGCCTCTTGAATGACATTGAGGAGGACAGCTCTGATAACCATGTTGATGAGGATATATTGGGATGTCCAAACAATCGGGACTCATATTGGTCAGAGGAAGACCAGGAGCTCATAATCCCATGCCTTGCCCTGGCGAGAGCATCTAAAGCCTGCCTGAAGAAAATCCGGCTGTCAGTGGCAGAGAACGGGAAGAAGGATCAGGTGGCCCAGCTGGATGACATTGTGGACATTTCTGATGAGATCAGCCCTAG tGTGGATGATTTGGCTCTGAGCATTTACCCACCTGTGTGCCCTTTGACTGTGCGAATCAAT tctgCAAAACTTGCATCTGTTTTAAAGAAGGCACTCGAAATAACAAA AGCAAGTCATGTGACCCCACAGCCAGAAGATAGTTGGATTCCTTTACTTATTAATGCTGTTGATCATTGCATGAACAGAATCAAAGAACTCACTCAGAATGAAGTTGAATCATGA
- the EPB42 gene encoding protein 4.2 translates to MGQGLGIKSCDFQAARNNAEHHTNDISSQRLFVRRGQPFTISLHFQAPVHTFLRALKKVALIAQTGKQPSKANGTQATFSVSSLGDRKWWSAMVEERDDQSWTISVTTPADAIIGHYSLLLQISGRKQCLGQFTLLFNPWNREDAVFLGNEAQRKEYLLNQNGLIFLGTADCIQAEPWDFGQLEEDVIDLGLSLLTVDNQVEKWGNPVHVARVLGALLHILKEKSVLPTAKIQTTEERALLNKRRGSAPILRQWVTGHGRPVYEGQAWVLAAVACTVLRGLGIPARVVTTFTSAQGTGGDLLVNEYYNEEGLQNGEDNRGRAWIFQTSTECWMARPDLLEVYDGWQILYPSALKGGEVLEACDLVPVRAVKEGIVWLTPAASDIFASINASCVVWKCHEDGTLELTDCNTKYFGNNISTKNVDCDRHEDITQNYKYPEGSSQEKMVLEKVQKYRMKHKNDGIYPPCCETDDPLHLFLKAPSSLALGKNVEISLNLLNPTDQEKEVQLAIGLQAMYYNGVLAAKLWRKNFVLILSANSVKKISTSLFNSNFEQSLPENTFLRLTAMATHSSLPCFAQQDIAIRRPHLAIEMPETAEQHQPLMASVSIHNPLDVPLEDCVISIFGKGLVHREKSYRVNSVQPRNTLRTQLKFVPMKVGCQRLTVEMDCNMFQNLTNFRTVMVVAPKSPA, encoded by the exons ATGGGACAAG GCCTGGGGATCAAGAGCTGCGACTTCCAGGCAGCGAGAAACAACGCAGAGCACCACACCAATGACATCAGCTCCCAGCGGCTCTTCGTGAGGCGGGGGCAGCCCTTCACCATCAGCTTGCACTTTCAGGCTCCAGTGCACACATTTCTGCGTGCCCTGAAGAAGGTAGCCCTCATTGCACAAACTG GAAAGCAGCCTTCCAAGGCCAATGGGACCCAAGCCACGTTCTCAGTTTCCAGTCTGGGGGACCGGAAGTGGTGGAGTGCAATGGTGGAGGAGAGAGATGACCAGTCCTGGACTATCTCTGTGACCACACCTGCAGATGCTATCATTGGCCACTACTCACTCCTGCTGCAGATCTCGGGCAGGAAACAATGCCTGGGCCAGTTCACACTGCTCTTTAACCCCTGGAATCGAG AGGATGCTGTGTTCCTGGGGAATGAAGCTCAGCGCAAGGAGTACTTGCTGAACCAAAATGGCCTCATCTTCCTGGGCACAGCTGACTGCATCCAGGCCGAGCCCTGGGACTTTGGCCAG CTCGAGGAGGATGTCATCGACCTTGGCTTGAGCTTACTGACCGTGGACAATCAGGTGGAGAAGTGGGGCAACCCCGTGCATGTGGCCCGAGTCTTGGGCGCCTTG CTGCACATTCTTAAGGAGAAGTCTGTCCTGCCCACTGCGAAGATCCAGACTACAGAGGAAAGGGCCTTGCTGAACAAGCGCCGGGGCAGTGCGCCCATCCTGCGACAGTGGGTCACTGGTCATGGGAGGCCTGTGTACGAGGGTCAGGCCTGGGTGTTGGCAGCTGTTGCTTGCACAG TGCTGCGAGGCCTGGGAATCCCTGCCCGAGTTGTTACCACGTTCACCTCAGCCCAGGGCACGGGCGGGGACCTGCTGGTAAACGAGTACTACAACGAGGAGGGGCTTCAGAATGGAGAAGACAACagaggcagagcctg GATCTTCCAGACTTCCACCGAGTGCTGGATGGCCCGGCCTGATCTGCTTGAGGTTTATGACGGATGGCAGATTCTATACCCAAGTGCTCTTAAAGGAGGTGAAG TCCTGGAGGCCTGTGATCTGGTCCCAGTCAGAGCCGTCAAGGAGGGGATAGTGTGGCTGACCCCTGCAGCATCAGACATTTTTGCCTCAATAAATGCCTCATGTGTGGTCTGGAAGTGCCATGAGGACGGGACACTGGAGTTGACTGACTGCAACACCAAGTATTTTGGCAATAATATCAGCACCAAGAATGTGGACTGTGACCGCCATGAGGACATCACACAGAACTACAAGTATCCTGAAG GATCTTCTCAAGAAAAAATGGTGCtggagaaagtccagaaatacagaatgaaacaCAAGAATGATGGCATCTATCCTCCTTGTTGTGAGACTGATGATCCTCTACATCTCTTTTTGAAAGCACCGAGTTCCCTAGCCCTGGGAAAGAACGTAGAGATCTCTTTGAACTTGTTAAACCCCACTGACCAGGAGAAGGAAGTGCAGCTGGCAATTGGGCTGCAGGCAATGTACTACAATGGCGTCCTTGCTGCCAAGCTCTGGAGGAAGAATTTTGTCCTTATACTCAGTGCCAACTCAG TTAAGAAAATCTCTACCTCCCTGTTCAACTCCAATTTTGAACAAAGCCTGCCAGAGAATACCTTCCTCAGACTCACTgccatggcaacgcactccagccTTCCCTGCTTTGCCCAGCAAGACATCGCCATTCGCAGACCACACCTTGCCATAGAG ATGCCAGAGACAGCAGAGCAACATCAGCCCCTGATGGCCTCGGTCAGCATCCATAACCCCCTCGATGTTCCCTTGGAAGACTGTGTGATCTCCATCTTCGGAAAGGGGCTCGTTCATAGAGAGAAGAGCTACAG aGTGAATTCGGTGCAGCCCAGAAACACTTTGCGCACCCAACTCAAGTTCGTGCCAATGAAGGTGGGATGCCAGAGGCTCACTGTGGAAATGGACTGCAACATGTTCCAGAACCTAACCAACTTCAGAACTGTCATGGTGGTAGCCCCTAAATCTCCAGCTTAA